A single window of Zootoca vivipara chromosome 17, rZooViv1.1, whole genome shotgun sequence DNA harbors:
- the DUSP18 gene encoding dual specificity protein phosphatase 18 produces the protein MNAAFGTIPILLRHPSVYGLSRITNSLFLSNGEAANNKHFLYANQITTVINVSVEVVNTYFPDIYYIHVPITDSPSSRLLDFFDPVADKIRTVESNQGRTLVHCAAGVSRSSALCIAYLMKYHSMSLANAHAWVKCCRPIVRPNNGFWQQLIQYEQKLFGKTSVKMVQSPLGVIPDLYENEVRVMIAL, from the coding sequence ATGAACGCAGCATTTGGAACCATCCCTATCCTACTCAGGCACCCGTCTGTCTACGGCCTTTCCCGGATCACGAACAGCCTGTTCCTCAGTAATGGCGAGGCCGCCAACAACAAGCACTTCCTCTACGCCAACCAGATCACCACAGTTATCAATGTTTCGGTGGAGGTGGTCAACACTTACTTCCCAGACATTTACTACATCCACGTCCCCATAACAGACTCCCCCTCGTCCCGCCTTTTGGACTTCTTCGACCCCGTAGCCGATAAGATCCGCACCGTGGAATCAAACCAAGGCCGGACGCTAGTGCACTGCGCTGCGGGTGTCAGCCGATCCTCCGCTCTGTGTATCGCCTACCTAATGAAATACCACTCGATGTCTCTGGCAAACGCCCACGCCTGGGTCAAGTGCTGCCGGCCCATCGTCCGGCCCAACAACGGCTTTTGGCAGCAGCTCATCCAGTACGAGCAGAAACTCTTTGGGAAAACCAGCGTCAAGATGGTCCAGTCCCCGCTGGGGGTGATTCCTGACCTCTACGAAAACGAAGTCAGGGTCATGATAGCCTTGTGA